In Halostagnicola larsenii XH-48, the sequence CTGAGCTGAAAGCACCAACAGGACGACCCCAAGGTATGTGTATTCGCCGTCCGAACCGACCGGCGATGGAAGGTGAGCGCGTCGTGTTTCTGTCCATCGCGTTCGCAACCCACGCTCTCGTGGGGTACGCCCTCGTTCGCGGGTTCACCGACGCGGACGCACGAATCGGGCTCGTCTTCGGCCTCGTTCCCGACGGCGATTTCCTGTTTCCCGCTACGTGGGGCTGGCCGTTCGTTCACCGCGGGCTCACCCACACACCAGTGTTCGCGCTTACGATCGTCATCGTGGTGTACGCCCTCCGGCGGGATCGGTCGATCACACTCGCCGTCGCCCTCGCCATCGGATCACATCTCGCGATCGACTCGCTGTCTTCGAAAGGGATCGATTGGGTGTTCCCGCTGGCAGAGACCGCCGGGCCCGGACTCAGCGTTCATGGGCCGGTTGCAACGATCGTGCTCTGGACCGCGTCGATCGGTCTTCTCGTGGTCCGGACGGACGTTCTCGAGCGGTCATCGGAACGCTCGGACCCCGAACCTCGATACTGAGATGCCGCCGATCACCACGGGCATCCAGTAAATCGCACCCCTGAAAATGAGAACGGCGGCGGTGATAGCCGACGCCCCTATTCCGGTGGTCGGAACGAGTAGCGTGACGAACGCCGCATCGATTCCGCCGAGCCCTCCAGGAAGCGGGGCCGCACCGGCGAGGTTCGCGAGTGGAATCACGAACAGGAGAACGGCCGGTGAGACGGCGTAGCCGATCGCTTCGAACGCCACAAGCAGCGCGGCCACCTGAAAAAGCCAGCCGACCAGTGAGAGTCCAACAGCGGAACTGAGACGCCATCGATCAGTTCCCACACGCTCGATATTCGCGAAGAATCGACCCAGTCGTTCTTTGAGGTCTTTCTCGAGGGCGTCTGCGTCGAAACGGTCGAGGCGACCGAGTCGTGGTGCGACGAGGCCCGGAAGTCGATCGACAAGTACGTGTCTCCATCGCCACAGGAGAACGATAACGGCCACGATGCCACCGATCAGCACGACCGCGGAGGCGACGGTATTCTCGAGTTGCTGATTGATGGCGGTCGTGGTCGCATAGTAGCCGATGCCCGCGAGGATGAGCGAGATCGACGGAACGACGTTGAGTACGTCGACGGTCGCGATGCCGGCGAGACCGGTCTCGTAGCGCGCATCCGACGCCTCGGAGATCAGCAACGCTGCAATGGGTTCGCCGCCGGCCTGCCCGAACGGCGTAACGTTGTTCGAGAAGACGGCACCGGTGTAGACCAAAAACGCCGTACTGACCGAGACGTGGACGTCGAGCGAGGCGAGCACCGTCCGAAGCATCAATCCCCAAGCCGCAAGCCAGCAGAGTGCGAGCGCGAACGTCGCGACGACCAACAATGGATCCGCCGAGAGCAGCGAGTCGATGATGTTGCGCGCTCCGACGGCAAAGAACAGGACGGCAAAGACCGCAATCGTCCCGATCCCGCCGATAAGGAGTGCACGCCTATTTCGCTCGTCCATGCCTGGTATCGATCCTTAGTGAACTTGAAACGTCTGGTTGGCGTCTGCGGGCAGTTTGCCATCGGTGATCTCGTCTCCAATCGATTTATTTAGATAGGCCCAATCGTCTCCGATAATGGAGAATACGTCTGGATCGAACGTCCTCTTCGTCGTGTTGGATACCGTTCGGAAGGACCACCTCGGCCCGTACGGGTACGAACGGGAGACGACGCCGGAGCTCTCGAGGTTCGCACAGGAGGCGACCGTTTTCGACTCGGCCGTTGCACCCGCGCCGTGGACGCTTCCGGTTCACGCCTCGCTGTTTACCGGGCGCTATCCGAGCCAGCACGGGGCCGACCAGGGGAGCCCGTACCTCGACGAGACGCCGACGCTCGCGTCGATCCTGTCGGCGACCGGCTACGACACGGCATGTTACTCCTCGAACGCCTGGATAACGCCGTACACCGGCCTCACCGACGGGTTCGAACACCAGGACTCGTTCTTCGAGGTGCTTCCCGGAGACGTCCTCTCGGGTCCGTTAGCCAGCGCGTGGCAGTCCGTCAACGACAACGAGTACCTCCGCGAGTTGGCGTCGAAACTCGTCCACCTCGGCGCGATGGCCCACGCCAAACTCGCGAGCGGCGAAGGATCCGACTCGAAGACCCCGACGGTCATCGACCGGACGAAATCGTTCATCGACGAGAGCGACAGCGATCAGGGCTGGTTCGCGTTCGTCAACCTGATGGACGCACACCTGCCGTACTACCCGCCCGAGCAGTACCGCAAGGAGTTCGCCCCGGGCGTCGACCCCAGCGAGGTTTGTCAGAACTCCAAAGAGTACAATTCGGGCGCTCGCGACATCGACGACGAGGAGTGGGAAGACATTCGATCGCTGTACGACGCCGAGATCGCGCACATGGACGCCGAACTCGGCCGACTGTTCGCCTGGCTTCGCGAAACCGGCCAGTGGGAGGAGACGACCGTCGTCGTCGCTGCCGACCACGGCGAACTCCACGGCGAACACGACCTCTACGGACACGAGTTCGCCCTCTACGACGAACTCATCAACGTGCCGCTCATGGTCAAACACCCCGACCTCGAGGCCGACCGGAACGGGTACCTCGTCGAATTACTCGACTGTTATCACACAGTCCTCGACGCGCTAGACGTCGACCCGACCGCGGTCGAGGCCGACATCGACGGCGATGTTCGCGATTTCGACTCGACACGATCGCTACTCTCGAGCGAGTACCGGGCGTTCGACGCTTCCGGGGAGACGGACATTGGCCAGGAGGCCGTCCTCGAAAGCGATGACGACTACGCGTTCGTCGAGTACGCCCAGCCGGTGATCGAACTCCACCACCTCGAAGAGAAAGCGAGCGACGGCGGCATTGAGTTACCCGACGATCACCGCGCGTACTCACGGTTGCGGTCGGCCCGAAGCACCGACGCGAAGTACGTTCGCGCCGACCGGATTCCAGACGAAGGGTACCGACTCGACGACGATCCAGACGAAGAAACGTCGATCGATCCGAACGAAGACAACGTAGTCGCTGAGGCCGAACGGGCACTCTCACGCTTCGAGAAAGCTGCAGGCGGCGCGTGGGACGACCCATCCGACGCGGATCCCGAGGACGGCGACGGGTTAGCCGAGGCAGACGAAGAAACCCGAGACCGGCTCCGCGAACTCGGTTATCTCGAGTAACCGAGTTACGAGCGCATCCGTTTCCGGCCCATTACCGGTGAGATAGACCAAATCTCTCTTTTTCATTGACAATTCATAGACCAATAAGATTACGTATGCTGGCTCGCAACTGCCTCGCAAGCGATGGAGGATCAACAGTTCCTCGAGTCTGAATGGGATTATTGCGTCGTGTTGGATGCATGCCGATACGACGTGTTCAGTGAGGTGTACGAAGAGTATCTCGAGGGGACGCTAGAAAAACGCTGGAGTACCGGTTCGTCGACGCCGGAGTGGGCGTATCGGACGTTCGACAGTAAACACGACATCGCATATTTTTCGGGAAATCCGTTTATCAACGATCTGGGGATCCCACTGAACGAACTCAAGTGGGGAGCGAGTTGTGAGTACGAGTGGTCGGCGACGGATCACATTACCAACGTCTTCGACGTCTGGAAGACTGGGTGGGACGACGACCTCGGAACGGTTCCGCCCGAAAGTCTCGAAGAGGCGTTCCGAACCAACTCGGCGGCCGTTGAAGCGGCTGATCGGACGGTCCTGCACTATATGCAGCCCCACGCGCCGTATCTCTCTCGGGGCAAAGGACAGAAACTCAAACAGATCCAAAAGGGCATTCGACGACAGGAAGAAGCCGAGAACTCGGATGAAGAAGAAGAATCGGGAGCGCTCTCGTCGCTCGGTGACACCATCCGGCCCAAAGTCGAGAGTCGACTCGAGGATAGCGAGCTCGCACAGAAAGCGGGCCTCTGGCTGGAACTCGACCCCACGGAACTGGTGCGAAACGGTACTCGAGAGGCCGCGCTGGAGCTGTACGAGGAGAACCTCCGAATCGCCCTCGAGGCCGTCGCCGACCTCATCTCGGAACTCGATGGAACGGTCGTCGTTACCGCAGACCACGGCGAAGCGTTCGGCGAGCAGGGGGTCTGGGAACATCACATCGAAACGCACATTCCACCGCTGATGGAGGTACCGTGGCTCGAAGTCGAGTAACAATCAGTTGCGCTCGAGTGCCCGAAACAGCGAACGATTCGGCCCGGTCGTGTCGGTGGGGTCGGGGAGGATCACTATGACCGGAATGAAAATCAGCCACTATTTCGAATTCGAGGATCACGTCACCGGCGGCATCCGCGAGTCGGTCGCCCACCAGCGGAAGATACTGGATCGGTTGGATCTGCGGTACTCGACCGATCCGACCCTCAACGGCGACGCCTTCCACTGCAACCTGATGGGGCCTCGCTCGGTCTGGTATGCGAAACGCGCTCGAGCGCGTGACATCCCCGTCGTCGCACATACCCACGTCACTGCCGAGGACTTCGGTGACAGTTTTCGGTTTACCAATGCACTGGCCAAACCCCTGAAACCGTATCTCGAGTGGGCTTACGGATTGGCCGATGCGCTGGTCTGTCCCTCCGAGTACAATCGGGGCGTGATCGAGGAGTACACTGATACGCCGACGCGAGTGATTTCGAACGGCGTCGACCGACAGAAACTCGAGGGGTTCGAATCCCTCAGATCGGAGTATCTCGAGCGGTACGACCTCGAACCGCCCGTCGTCTTTCTCGTCGGCCACGTCATCAAACGGAAAGGCCTCGAGACGTTCGTCGAGTTGGCTCGCCGAATGCCGGAGCTGGACTTCGCGTGGTTCGGACCGTTGGACCTCTCGTTGAAGGGCCGAGAGACGACACGGCTAATCGAGGGATCGCCAGACAACTGCACGTTCACCGACTACATCGACGACATTCGCGGGGCATATGCAGCCGGTGACATCTTCTGTTTCCCGACCCACGAAGAAAACGAGGGGATTGCGCTGCTCGAGGCGATGACTGCCGGTAAACCGGTTCTTGTCCGCGATATCGAGACCTTCTCGTGGCTCGAGGACGGAACGGACTGTCTGAAGGTATCGCAGTCGGCCGGCGGATCCGGCGTGGCGGCGTTCGTCGACGCCCTCGAACGGCTCAAGGACCCGGAACGCAGAGAACTGCTCGGATCGAACGCCGCCGACAGAAGCGAGGCGTTCTCGCTCGAGTCGGTCGCGAATCAGTACCAGTCGCTGTACGAGGGGGTGGTCTGAATGAAGATTGGATTCTTTACGGACAGCTATTTCCCCGAGATAGATGGCGTAACGTACACGATACAACTCTGGCGCGAGAAACTCGAGGAGATGGGACACGAGGTCTACGTCGTCTATCCGGATGGCGACTACGACCCCGGCGACCGCGAGGTTCCGGTTCGATCGCTGCCGAACCCCTTCTATGCTGGCTATCGGATCCCCCTGTTCAGGCGGCCGTCGACGCTACCTGATCTCGACATCGTCCACTGTCACGGTCCCGCACCAGTTGGCATGCTAGGGCGATACTACGCGCGTAAACACGAGATTCCGACGATCTACACTCATCACACACCGCTCGAGGAGTACTTCCACCAGAACGTGAGATTCGAGTCTGTTGCACAGGCACTCTCGAAGTGTTACGTTCCGCTGGAGAACTCCTTCCTCGAGAGCTTCGAAATCGTAACCGCCTCGACGGCGAGGATCGAACGCACCGTCAATCACGTCCAGCTTCCGGTGGGGATCGACATGGAGTTCTTCCAGCCAACGGACGAAGTCTGGTATTCATCCGTCGACAAACCCGTAATCGGGTACAGCGGGCGACTCAGCATGGAGAAAAACGTCGACGACATTCTTCGAGTCGCCGGGAAGCTCCCCGAATACGAGTTCGTCATCGTCGGGGAAGGGCCCTACCGCTCCCGTCTCGAGGCGAACGCACCGGACAACGTCGAACTTCGAGATTTCCTCCCTCGCGAAGAGTTGCCGACGTTTTACTCCTCACTCGATGCGTTCGTAACGGCCTCGACGGCAGACACCCTGGGGCTCTCGACGCTCGAGGCCAATGCCTGTGGCACGCCGGTCATCGCCGCCGACGTTCCGCCGTTCGATCAGACGATCGGTCCCGACAACGGCAGCCGCTTCGAGTACGGGAACATCGCGGAGATGGCCGATACTATCGAGAGCTGTCTCGAGACGGACCGAGAAACCAGAACGGCAGTCGAACGCTACGACGTTCGTCGCACGCTAGAGCACCTCGACCATCTGTATCGGAGCATGCAAACCTCGGCAGACGAAACGCCGACAGCGGCCGACGAACGGTGGGGGTTCTCGGAAGACTCGCCGGGATCGCTCGACTGACCGCCGAGCGGCCGACTAACGGGAGGGATCGAGCATCGCTTTTCGATCGACGTTCTTACTCTATTGAGCGGGTTCTATTGCAATCCTCAACAAGTACCAGGACTGGTGAATTCAATCGGCGGGTGTAGAAATAGACTTATCACCAGGTATCATGAAGTACGGGCATATGTCCGCAGATAACGGTTCGAAGAGGAATGCGGGTGGGGGAATTGCAGTTGGGCTCGGACTCGGAGTCGCCATCGGTGTCGCGATGGATGAGTTGGCGATGGGGATTGCCCTCGGTCTCGTATTCGGCATCGCTTTCGATTCGGTCTGGTCTCAGAGAGGAGAGTGACATCCTCTCCACCGTTTACAGCGGAATGTTCTCCTCACGGAAATTAGCGTCCACCGGTTGGATTTCAACAGAGCCACATGATGCTCCCGTGTAACCGGGTTGTAACGGCGAGTGGAATCGTTCTCGAACGGTATCAATTGAGCGTGAGGACCGGTATCGAGGTAGTCCGAAGGACTCGTTCCGTGATGCTCCCGAGGAGGTGCTGATCGATACCCCGCCGACCGTGCGTGCCCATCACGATGAGATCCGCACCCTCAGCGTTCGCGTAGTCGCTGATCTCTCGAGCGACCGATCCCGACTCGACGGCGGTCACGACGTCCTCGACGCCCTCCGTTCGTGCCGTCGCTGCGGCTTCCTCCAGCAACTCCTCAGCCGCCGCCTGCCGCTCGGCGTCGTCGCCAACGCCGAGTGTCGACTCCTCGAGAACGGTCAGCAGCGAAAGCGTCGCGTTCGTCTGCGTGGCTATCGCCGCCGCGCGTTGTAGCGCCGTCTTCGCGTGATCGCTGCCGTCGGTTGGAACGAGGATTGTTTCGTAGGGGTAGGTCGTTTCCACGTCGTCGGTCCCGCAGACCGTCAAGACGGGCATCGGTGCCGTGTTAGCCACGTGCGCCGCAACGCTTCCGAGGACGTACCGCTCGAGACCATCCCGACCGTGAGTTCCCATCACGATGAGATCGGCGTCGATGCGCGGGGCATACTGGACGATCACCTCGCGGGGATTGCCCTGAATGAGTTTCGACGTGACGGTGACGTCGTACGCCGCTGCCCGGTCGCGGGCGTCCGCGAGAACTTCTTCGCCCGTTTCCTCGAGAACGTCGACGACTTCGGTCCCGAGTCGCGTCTGGCTCGGTTCGTTCGTGTCCGCGACGTACAGAAGCGAGACGGTGCTACCCCGATCGGCAGCGATCTCGAGGGCGTGATCGAGTGCGGCAGACGAGGGGTCGCTCTCGTCGACGGGAACGAGAATCTGATCGTACATAGCTACTGTCGCATACGTTCCGGATATACTTACAAGTATTTCTGGATATTCGCCAGACACACACCTGCGTCGCTTCCCACCGCACCGACCGATCAACGCAACTGTCCTCGCTCGGTGGCGTCTCGATTTCGGTGGTGTCGATCCGATTCGTTCGTATTCCGATATCCCTATATAAACGACGGCGAAACCGCCACGTATGCAGAATGCTCGCGTACTCGTGACGGGTGCAACGGGGTTCATCGGGTCGAACCTCACGAATACGCTCGCCGAGGACAACGAGGTCATCGCGATCGACAACAGCTACCTCGGCACACCCGATAACCTCGATGCGGGGGTCACCTACGTCGAGGCCGACGTCCGCGACGAGGACCTCCCGACGGACGTCGACGTCGTCTTTCACCTCGCGGCGCTCTCGAGTCGACAAATGCTCGAGGACAATCCTCGAGAGGGAGCCGAGGTCAACATCGATGGCTTCGTCAACGTCGTCGAGCAGGCGATGGCAGACGGCTGTCGGACGGTCGTCTACGCCTCGACGTCGTCGATTTACGGGAGCCGACAGTCGCCGACGCCCGAGGACACCGAAATCGAGGCGTCGACGGGCTACGACGCGTCGATGCTCGGACGGGAACGGTACGCCGAGTACTACAACAACTTCTACGACGAACTCACGCTCGCGGGAATGCGGTTTTTCTCCGTCTATCAGGGCTACGGCGGAGCCGAAGCACATAAAGGAACGTACGCGAATACGGTCTCGCAGTTCACCGACGACATCGCGAACGGTGATTCACCCGTGTTGTGGGGCGATGGCACGCAGACGCGAGACTTTACGCACATCGACGACATCGTTCACGGCCTCGAGACGGCCGCCGACCACGAACTCGCGGGAGCGTACAACCTCGGGACCGGCGAGCCCTACTCGTTCAACGAGACAGTGGAACTGATCAACGAAAACCTCGGGACGGATATCGAGCCGGTCTACGAGCCGGTTCCGCTCGAGAACTACATCTACCACACCTGCGCCGACATCTCCAAGATTCAGGCGGAAACCGACTGGGAGCCCCGGATCGGCTTCGAGGAAGGTGTCGAACGCGTCTGTGAATCGTACCTTTCTGCGGACCAGCAACTACCGAACACGAACTGATCACGCGATCGGAATCGATCCAGTGCCGTCTCGTCCTCGAGCGGACGACACGCCGATGGCCTCCGTTCGATACTCTCGCCGGAGCGATGCAAATCAAAGTTGCTATGGTCCCCACACCACGAAGGGGGATATAGAATGGTACACGTCAGCGTCATCGGGTGCGGGAACATGGGTTCGGCCCTCATACGGGGCCTCGCCAGAACCGGGACTCACACGGTCACAGCCTGTGACGTCGACCCGCAGGCTCTCGATTCGGTTACGGAATTTTGTTCGAACACGACGACGGACCTCGAGACGGCTGCCGAGGCGGAGATCGTCTTCGTCGTCGTCAAGCCGGATATCACCGGAACGGTCGTCGAGGATCTCGATCTCTCTGCGGAGCAGACGCTCGTCTCTATCGCCGCCGGCGTCTCGACGGACGTGCTCGAGGCGCGGACGGACGCGGCGGTCGTTCGGCTGATGCCGAACCTCGCTGCGGAGTCGGGGACCATGGCGGGTGCGATTTCCGGCACGGAAATCGGTGAGGATGTCACGTCCGTGCTCGAGGACGTCGGCATCGTCGTCGAGATTCACGAAGAGCAGATGGACGTCGCAACCGCGGTCAACGGCAGCGGACCCGCGTTCGTGTTTTACCTGCTAAATGCCGTCAAGCAAGCCGGGATTTCCAGCGGACTCGACCCCGAAAAGGCGGAAATCCTGGCGGCACAGACGTTCAAGGGGGCCGCGGAGACGGTGCTTCGCGACGAGCGAACCACGGACGAACTCATCGATGCGGTCTGCTCGCCGAAGGGAACGACGATCGAAGGGATGAACGTTCTCCGGAACAGCAGCGTCGAAGAGACGGTCGCAGAGGCGGTGGCCGCGGCCGAAGAACGATCTAGCGAACTCGCAGCAGAGGTTGCCAATGAGTGATACGATCGAAATGAACGACGTCGACACCGCACGACGACTCGCAGCCAACGCAGATCGGGCCGTCGTGAAGGCGGGAACGAACTCGCTGACCGACGAACAGTCGAACCTCGACGACGACAAACTCGACAAACTCGTCGACGACGTTCAGGACCTACGCTCGAGCGGGACGGACGTGTTGCTCGTCTCCTCGGGTGCCGTCGGTGCCGGAAAGGGACGAGTCGGCTACGAAAGCGAGACCGTCGAGCAATCACAGGCACTGTCGACCGTCGGTCAATCCCACCTGATGCATCGGTACACGGAAAGCTTCGACCGCTACGATCAGAAAGTCGCCCAGATACTCATCACCCAGAGCGACCTCGATAATCCGGACCGGTTCACTAACTTCACGAACACCGTCGAAACGCTCCTCGAGTGGGGTATCGTTCCGATCATCAACGAAAACGACGCCGTCACGACCGAAGAGATACGAATCGGCGACAACGACATGCTCTCGTCGTCGATCGCGATCGGTTCCGAGGCCGACCTGCTGGTGACGCTGACCGACGTCGGCGGCGTCTACAGGGAGAATCCGAAGGACAATCCCGGCGCAGAACGGATCGAGGCGGTCGGGCACAACTACGGGGAGGTACAGGACCTGATCGAAAGCAGTTCCACCGCGTCTTTCGGCGGGATACAGACGAAGGTAGCGGGCGCACGGTCAGTGAGCGAACACGGAATCCCCGCCGTCATCGCCAGATCGACCGAGAAGGGTGTCCTCGAGAAAATCGATGCCGGCAAGCCAGTGGGAACCATATTCATCCCAACGAACGGTGAGACCGATGACTGAGAAATCCCCCGAAACGAAGGTCGCGGAGGCACAGACGGCCGCGCTCGAGCTGGCCAAACGGTCCGGCGAGGAACGTTCCGAAGCAATCATCTCGATCGCCGAGGCGATCGACGACCGACACGACGAGATACTCGATGCTAACGAGACGGACGTTCGCGAGGCCGAGGCGCTCCTCGAGGACGGCGAGTACACGCAGGCGCTGGTCGACCGGCTGAAACTCTCGTCGTCGAAACTCGAGGACATTGCGGAGATGGTCCGAAGCGTCGCCGACCAGGACGATCCGCTCGGGGCGACCCAGACCGCCAGACGCCTCGACGAGGATCTCGAACTGTACAAACGCACCGTGCCCATCGGGGTCATCGGAACGATCTTCGAATCGAGACCCGACGCGCTCGTCCAGATCGCCGCGCTCAGTCTCAAGTCGGGGAACGCGGTGATTCTCAAAGGCGGGAGCGAAGCGAGCGAATCGAATCGGATCCTCTTCGAGATCATTCGAGAGGCGACAACCGACATGCCCGACGGCTGGGCACAACTCGTCGAGGCGCGCGCAGACGTCGACGCCCTGCTCGAGATGGACGACTCGATCGACCTGCTGATGCCCCGCGGGAGTTCACAGTTCGTCAGTTACATCCAGAACAACACGAGCATTCCCGTGCTCGGCCACACGGAAGGCATCTGTCACGTCTACGTCGACGAGCACGCTGACCAGTCGATGGCGGTGGACATCGCCTACGACGCCAAGGTGCAGTACCCGGCAGTGTGTAACGCAGTCGAGACGCTGTTGGTCCACGAAGCCGTTGCCGAGGAATTCCTCCCCGAGATGGCCGAGCGATACACCGAAGCCGGCGTCGAGTTGCGCGGCGACGAACGGTCCCGCGAGATCGTCGATATGGAGCCTGCAACCGCCGAAGATTGGGCGACCGAATACGGCGACCTGATCCTCTCGATCAACGTCGTCGACTCGCTCGAGTCTGCGATAGAGCACATCACGACCTACGGCTCGAAACACACGGAATCGATCGTCACCGACGATTCTGATCGCGCGAGCGAGTTCATGCGGAGTCTCGACTCGGCGAGCGTGTTCCACAACGCCTCTACCCGCTTCGCCGACGGCTACCGGTTCGGACTCGGGGCCGAAGTCGGCATCAGCACCGGAAAGATCCACGCCAGAGGGCCGGTCGGCCTCGAGGGACTGACCACCTACCAGTACTACCTCGAGGGCGACGGCCACCGCGTCGCGACCTACGCCGGGGAGGACGCCAAGCCGTTCGTCCACGAAGAGATAGACGACAGCTAATCTGCAAGCGAAAAGATGCGATCCGAATTTTGACAGACCAGTTCAGTCGTCGGCAACAGCGTACGACCTACCTGCGTCGATTTCGAACTTGCCGTCATCGGACGCTTCTCCGCCTATACAACTCTCGGTTCCAGACTCGAGGGCCGTCACTTCGACCACGAGGTCGCCCCCGTCGACCGAGACGGCGACGGCGTCGAAGCGTCGTCGGTACTCGGTGGCGTGTTTGCTCGAGGTGTTGATTCGAATCCGGTCCTCGAGGAGCCCGACCTCGGCCAATTCCTCGACTTTCCGATACGTCGTCGAACTCGGGATCGCACAGCGCTCGGACAGTTCAGTCGCAGTCAGGGGTTCATCGTGCGTTGCCTCGAGGATGGTCCGACAGTCGGCATCGTTGAGCGCCCCCAGCACCGCCTGGGCATCAGCGGCGTCTTCGATTACGGTGTGTTCTTGTGTCGCCTGTGAGAGAGTAGTGCTCATTGTCTTACCTACTAGTATCGGCGCTATCGCCACCAATTGAATACCCATAAATACAGGGTATTTTATATAGGGGTGAGTATCCGGGAGGTGGCGTCGAACCCGAACACGGTCGACGGAGGGTTTAGGGGGGTGGAACCCACAACGGAAGGTAATGGCCTCGGGGATCCGCGCGGAGGTGAAACTCACCGATCCGGACGGCTGCATTGTAACACAGGCCGCCACGGAGGCAAGCGGAACCGTCCAATCGGTCTCCAAGAGCACGAGTCCGGAACAGCCCGAGCGCGTCTCCGAGGAGTTCATGCTGCAGGCGGCGGAGTATCCCGACGAGTTCGAAACTGACACCGAACTATCGCCGGTCTTTTCGTACGGCTCGAGCGAAGTCTACCGATTCGATCGGGAACTCGGTT encodes:
- the proB gene encoding glutamate 5-kinase, giving the protein MSDTIEMNDVDTARRLAANADRAVVKAGTNSLTDEQSNLDDDKLDKLVDDVQDLRSSGTDVLLVSSGAVGAGKGRVGYESETVEQSQALSTVGQSHLMHRYTESFDRYDQKVAQILITQSDLDNPDRFTNFTNTVETLLEWGIVPIINENDAVTTEEIRIGDNDMLSSSIAIGSEADLLVTLTDVGGVYRENPKDNPGAERIEAVGHNYGEVQDLIESSSTASFGGIQTKVAGARSVSEHGIPAVIARSTEKGVLEKIDAGKPVGTIFIPTNGETDD
- a CDS encoding glutamate-5-semialdehyde dehydrogenase, which gives rise to MTEKSPETKVAEAQTAALELAKRSGEERSEAIISIAEAIDDRHDEILDANETDVREAEALLEDGEYTQALVDRLKLSSSKLEDIAEMVRSVADQDDPLGATQTARRLDEDLELYKRTVPIGVIGTIFESRPDALVQIAALSLKSGNAVILKGGSEASESNRILFEIIREATTDMPDGWAQLVEARADVDALLEMDDSIDLLMPRGSSQFVSYIQNNTSIPVLGHTEGICHVYVDEHADQSMAVDIAYDAKVQYPAVCNAVETLLVHEAVAEEFLPEMAERYTEAGVELRGDERSREIVDMEPATAEDWATEYGDLILSINVVDSLESAIEHITTYGSKHTESIVTDDSDRASEFMRSLDSASVFHNASTRFADGYRFGLGAEVGISTGKIHARGPVGLEGLTTYQYYLEGDGHRVATYAGEDAKPFVHEEIDDS
- a CDS encoding winged helix-turn-helix domain-containing protein: MSTTLSQATQEHTVIEDAADAQAVLGALNDADCRTILEATHDEPLTATELSERCAIPSSTTYRKVEELAEVGLLEDRIRINTSSKHATEYRRRFDAVAVSVDGGDLVVEVTALESGTESCIGGEASDDGKFEIDAGRSYAVADD